The DNA segment TACTAGATCAGTAACCAGAAGCAGAAAATGATGAGAAAAATCCTAGTTCAGCTGAAAGTTAATTCCAAAAGGACACTGTGAGGTACTTTCTTGTTTGTCATGAGTAATTTACATTGCACCGGATTCTGAGAATGATAAGATATAGActagatattatatttttaggtaTATATCTACTAATGGTATGATGATCCACATGCAAAATTTTATGGCAATCAATATtgagatcaattttttttttcttttttttctgtaaatactAGTACCCTGCATTGAACTATCCAGAATTGAGATGCTGAATCCATGAAAAGTCAAATTAAAAGCTAAAACTAAGATACATAAGAAGAAATCATTGATAAAGTTCTTTCAGATACTACATAGTCCTTGTTGCTTTGGATCTCAGGTTTTACTGAAAATTTATTTCTGTGTGCAGCATTCTTTTGAGGATATATTATCATCTAGAGTATCATAGATATGTAAGTGCATGCTctctatatataatttatatatattatcatctATAGCCTAATAATGCAAGGAAATGAAACTGCTAGATCAAACAACAAGGGCAGAGCATCACATGCTCTAGTAAAACCTGGTGATCACTTACCAGCGAATTTGCAGGAAGACCAATTTCTTCAACCACCTCACGAATGATACCATCAAACATTTCCATGGAAACTTTATGATTTAGAAGTTCAGATTCTGTCTGGCCTTTGTCAGTCAGATGGGCTGAAATTCCAATTTCTTGGGGCTGAAAAGAAAATttgacatagatcctaaatatttTGCACAATTGTCATATGATTTAAATAAACTAAAGCTTCACACTTCCATCATAAATCAAACATTATTACTCGGTAATCCATTTCACCAAATATGTTCACTGATTTTTTTAATGCTTCATTTTCCTATAATACCATGAGATGATAAACAGATGCATTGACATGGAGCTGATTCATTATTCCTTTAGTTGCATAATCACCAAAATATTTTCCTAGCCATACTTTTGTAAGCTTATACAATATAAAGTTACCTCTGAATGGCCTCCAGGGAAAACAAAATATCCTGGAAATTCACCCACATTATAGCTTCTTTGTAACACAAGAATCTTGCCATCAGATGTTTCCACTATGGCTCCATTACCCAATGGACTTGATGTATGTTGACACCCTAACGAGTCGACTAGAAAAAATGGATAAAAAAAGGTTTGGCAAGACCAGTATACAGAAATATAATGTACAACACTTGTTCTGGATACATTTACCTGTTGAAGGAACAAGAAACCTCTCCCATAGAGGACTCAGGTTTGTGCCCACAAATGTCCTGAATGTAAtacaaatttagagaaacattttgcATTCCAGCACAAAAATCCAAAACCAACAATTCTGAACAGCTTCTTAGATAATATGACTCGATGCTTATAGACAATCATAATAGTAGAACCAGCACACAAACAACCTaatgagaaaatattataaacattCATTGTATAAGATGTACAAATATTGAAAACTTATTACAAAAAGATTTTGGTGGTAAATGAGATGACAATCATTTTTAGTAAAACCATACATTGATCAAACTGGAATCCTACAAATGTAACAGATATCTGAATCCACTCAAAATGGTGATAAAGCATATTACCAAACTAACCAAAAATTATGCAATACTTCAACAAGACTACCAACTTGCAGAAACATATCCTATACCACATTTCTCCATATTAAATGCAATGGTTTGCCAAGATCTCCATTAAAAATCTGTTGTCTGCCTAAAAGACCGTCAAAACGATATTACTTATGTGGTTGTGAACCGAGAAATGAGTTTTTCTTACAAAACAACCACCAACTAGTTAATACACTGAAATCAAGAAACAAACCATCAGGGTTTCCTAAACCATTATAAATATAGGAAAATGTGCTACAATCACAAGTATACATATCAACAAGGTCGAATTAAATAACATTGTAAATCAATTTCATATTCAGTATCCAGAAAGCTAACTGACAGAAATAAGATGATTACGAAAGCCTCCCAAGTATGGACAACCACAAGTATTTCACCTCAACCTCCCCATAGATTTAACAATTATCTTCTAACACTGATGTGTTTACCATAATCTACTTTAAGAAAATAGACCTTCACAGTTTAACAGTAACAGTAAATTGGACAACATGCACAACTACAAATTAGTAAGATCAAGTAACAGTTAACTCAGGAAAATGCTaggaaaaaaagaataataattgaGTTTAGTTATAAGATCAAATAGAATATCATGCAATTAAGACTTTGATGAAAAAAGGATATAACCTGTAATCCGTGAGACCCATGTGAAGGCAGACGGATGAAATTTGGCCTGAGCCATCCACATATTCTATGGCATGACCTCCATACTGAAATACATTATATCAATCATAGTAGCAATCAATTTAGAAGTATAACTAAAACTGAAAATGTGACAAAAATCAATTGAAAAGCAAAGTCTTCCATAGGAGGCCATGACATTTATTGTCCATTTCATAAAATTCACTTAAATAGATAGCAATAATAAAAATCTTGTCAGTGGATATTAGGATGACTCATCCTACACTTCTGAGCCTCAACTTCATCCAGATAAGTAATTTTTATACCTACCTGCTGTCAGCCTTTTAGATTTTTGCTGCAGTATACATTTTGCCAACTTTACCTTGGACAAGAAAGAGGCACCAACACCAGAGGATTGATGTCAGATAAATAATCATTCACAAGTAACTTCGATGAAGCCTATATAATTTTCAGTTAGCATATGCATCACTCACAAATGTAAAGCATGTGTGTCCTATGTCATATTTGGTCAAAGTATATATCATGTTGATAAACTTTACAGTTAGCATATGCATCACTCACAAATGTAAAGCATGTGTGTCCTATGTCCTACGTCCTTGCCTTTCATTTCATGGCTGATCATATGCAGTATTGCAAACTCATCTATTGGAAACTAACATCAGTAAGTGATGTTTCAACCAACAGATACTCGTACTACTACTTGAAAATCAAAGATTGACACACTTAAACTATGACTAGCCTCTAAAATTATGTCATCCACACTAAAATTTGTATCTACGCTTTCCACACAACCAACTGTGCCCAAAATTACAGTTTTCTGAGTTAGTCCATGCACAGAATATTGCAGTAACTGCAACCTATATATTGATggagaatatcttttttaaaatgTTTACTTTGTTTAATGCTGATATTTTTAGTAATCATAGTTACAATGCAGAAGTTTATTTGCATTTCGACAGATAGTTCATTTCTCAAATAAATTAAATCCTAGGAATTCAATTACGGAATAGTGTTAGGCTTCACCGAAAGTGTGGCTCCTGATAATTTTATGACTCAATTTTCCATTGCCAACTTGAACAGATACTAGTAAGAAGTTGTTGGAAGGAAATGAAAAAAGATATCATGCAAGTTAAGCCAAAGGTAACATACTCTGAACTTTATGCCATTATATAGTGATGGATTCTGCCGAATTCGTTGGCTCCATATCTACACACATGAAACAAGAATCTCATTAGGCGACAtgaatcgagcttcaacaaatttTTCTTTTCCTGCCAAATCCAACTAACCAAACAATGCATTGTTGTAGTCAGTGAACCTTAAACTCTGCATAGCAACCAAAAGATGTTGCTGAAACTAGAtttactaggaaaacaaataactaTAGAGGGCTAAGACCTTGAACAGTCACATGTCACATGTATGCTCACACGATCAGATGCACACATAAGCATAACATGTAGACATCAACAAGTATAAATAAACATATACGAtgttgtataattttttttatatgttatacTTGATTGGAATAATTCAAGACGGCAAATTCTCTGGGCTATAGGTGCAGAAACACTTTTATGCAAAGCAATCAACTCTTAAAGAAATGTTATCAGTGTTGCTGATCCAACCCTTACACTTTAAAGACAAGAAAACAAAAAGTTTGCCTTAGACATCTTCGCGTATAAAACTTCATTCAACAATATAATAAAAACTTAGCATATGAAACAAAATCGTAACAAAAGGGATTACTACCTCATTTATGGATTCTTCTAAATTAGCATCCGGGTGAGGGATCCGATCGTAGGACGGATCGAATTTGACAAAAACCTTCATTTAACACGTTAATTAATATTAGAATCATAcagatccatttgaaataatacaAGCCTGTGTACGCGAGTTTGTTTTCTAGCCCTAGAAACATAAGAGACGCTACCCGAGAAGCGGGGAGGCCGGAGGGGCAGGAGAGGAGTAGCTTGAAGGCCGTGCCAGGATCCGTCGGATCAGTGGCTCCTGCGGCGCCTGATCCCGCAGAGACGGACATGATCTTTCTACGGGGGAGGACCGGGAGAAGAGTACGAAGCTTTGGGGAAGAGAAATGGCGGAGGGGATTTACGGACATACGGGGATGAGAAGGGATTGCTTCCCCCGATTCTTACAATTCATGCTGCGAAACTGACCACTCCCATGAGTCGAACAGTTCCATGGTCGGAATCGCATTTAAGCATAAAAAGCGCACGGATTACcagaatcatgatatcattgttaataaaaataaataaatatatatttttttgctgCCAAAAAAACAAAAGAGTATTAGTAGAGTGTATATgaaatataaattttgataaatatcaacAGATTTTACACCTGAAACCTAAATCAAATTTACCCAAACATTATCCAaagttttaaataatttttttcttatgaatAAAGACCTTCAATAGCTCATTAAAGCATAAATAATTATTCGATGGATCtcacataattttatttttttaatggaatatatatttttaaaaaattcttttaactccTTATTATATCTTGCTATTTCAATCTTAATTCGATATGAGACCAAATAGAACTGATTATATATTACTACATCAACTCTATTAGTTTTATGATTTCTATACTTCAAAAATTTATAATGAGATTCTtatagttttaaaaataaaataaataattttatttatcttaacatCGTCAACCAAcaaatataacatataatattATATGTTAGATCAATGTAAAAGTaatggataaaaagataattttaatatttcttttgtttttaatgattttatcgataaaaagataatttcgtactaaaatgaaagatcttgaaattatttttttatccattaCTTTTACATCGATCCAACACATGATGTAATATGTTATGTTTTCATACATTAACAATATTAAGATAAATGAGATTATTTGTTTcacttttaaaattataaaaatcttaatataaattttttaagtataaaatttACGATACTAATAGAGtccaaatataaaaattaatatataattagctgacTAATTAGAAATCCAATACATTTAAATCCCATTATGGATGTCATATTATAGGTTTTTATCAATGTGAACTCGTTACCACCCAGTGAGAATTATCCATTTTAAGATAATATCATGTGattttgtcatatatatatatatatatatatatatatatatatatatatatatatatatatatatatatatatatatatatatatatatatatatatatatactactactactactactactactactactactaaaagattatttttatagtaTATATACTAAAAGCGTATATATACTATAAGAAGCTTAGGGTCGAAAAAAAGGATACCACCAAAAGCTTTTTGAAATGTTAAAAAGTAATGGATATGAAAAGGAAGGGAGAGAATAAGAAAGATTTGTTATACGTAAGGTTGTTTGTAACCATCAATGGTTAGGATGGTTAGAGTTGTTATCGAACCGTACAACTACTTTGCTGAGGTGGTGATTGAGATGGCATAAATGTCGTCTCGTTAGTATAATTATTACTTATCCATGTGATGGCTGAGGTGGTAGAATTGCATGTTGTAACTGTTTGCTGATGTGGTATAACTACTTGTTTAGATGATATGACTTCCTATTTGAGGTGGTGTTCATGTGTCAACTTCGGAAATgttaattttattctttatcgAATGGGTTGTCAAGGttatagttaaaaaaaatattgattattGTTTTATCCTAATCAAAATTTGCTTATCTTTTTGTAAGTGatgccattttattttattttattttattttttagaaaattgcTAAATAGTTTCATTTCTGGCATTCCCATGCACACGAGACATTAATCCACGAAATAACAGCTGCAATGCACGTGCCACTCAGATCGCCTATTTTGACGCGCTTGCCCTTCTCTCTCGGTCTCTTCGCCTCGGCACTTCCGTTGGACCTCCTCGTTCGCCATCTCTCCCCAGTGGCCTGCGGGTATAGTTCTCGGCGGAGCCACTCCGGCAATCCGATCCCGTGATGAAGCAGCTCCACAAACAATCCAGCCTCAATCAGACCCAACTGATCCCCACGTACGCGGCCAAGCCCGCCAAGCCGCAGGCCCGCCCATCCTCTGCTGCTTCCTCCCCTCTGCGCGCCGCCGCCGGGTACCTACTCCGCGAGCAGCGCCTCCTCTTCGTCCTCGCAGGCGCCGTAATCGCCTCCACCTTCTTCCTTCTCCACCCCTACTACCACTCCCTCTCCCGTCCCCACCCCTACGACCACCTCTCCCATCGCCTTCTCCCCACTTTCCGCCACCCCTCCTCCCCTTCTTTTTCTGCGTCCGATGGCGGCGGAAGCGTCGGTGTAGGTGGCGGTGGGAGGAGGATACCAGTGGGGCTCAAGAAGCCGTCGAAGCGGATCGTGGTCACGGGGGGCGCCGGCTTCGTTGGAAGTCACCTGGTGGACAAGCTTTTGGGCAGGGGGGATAGCGTGATCGTGATCGATAATTTCTTCACGGGGAGGAAGGATAATGTAGTGCATCACTTCGGAAACCCGAGGTTTGAGCTGATCCGCCACGACGTTGTCGAGCCGATCTTGCTGGAGGTCGACGAGATCTACCATCTCGCCTGCCCAGCCTCACCCGTACACTACAAATACAACCCTATCAAGACTATCATATCCTTCTGATTTCATTGCGAGTTTTCATTTTGCAAGATTTGTTCAATATCCGTACTTCTATCATGACACATGCCGTCGATCTCCAATGGATCTGAGGTTCTCTGAACCCATTTATTTTAGTATTTGCATGACTGAAGGGGTGGGTTGGTGGAACTAGgattgttttgaatttttttgATTATATCTGGTGAATTAAATAGCTTGTTTTTCTAATTACACTTGGTTAGAGTTCACATGAATTTGGAGATGGTGGTTTGTAGTTtgtcttttgttcttcttcttatgaATTAGTGGTATGTTTTTTGATGTTGTAGCAAAGGTGATTTCTTTTGTGTAATGGAATCGTTCTAGATTCTTAACAATTTACTACAAGACAAATGTGATGGGAACGTTGaacatgttaggattggcaaagagaaTTGGAGCTAGATTCCTGTTGACGAGTACTAGTGAGGTATATGGTGATCCACTTGAGCATCCACAGAAGGAGACATACTGGGGCCATGTCAATCCTATAGGTTGGCCAATTTATGTTCACTTTTGCTAATGCTTTTTTTAACCAGAATATGAACCCTATTAATGCACCCTTCAATGTGGGGCGTAGAGCATCTTCTATTCCCTTTCTTATTTATTATGTTCATCGTGCTTATTTGTTATCCGTTATTATTC comes from the Musa acuminata AAA Group cultivar baxijiao chromosome BXJ1-10, Cavendish_Baxijiao_AAA, whole genome shotgun sequence genome and includes:
- the LOC135583256 gene encoding nudix hydrolase 9-like isoform X2, which translates into the protein MSVNPLRHFSSPKLRTLLPVLPRRKIMSVSAGSGAAGATDPTDPGTAFKLLLSCPSGLPASRVFVKFDPSYDRIPHPDANLEESINEIWSQRIRQNPSLYNGIKFRYGGHAIEYVDGSGQISSVCLHMGLTDYRTFVGTNLSPLWERFLVPSTGCQHTSSPLGNGAIVETSDGKILVLQRSYNVGEFPGYFVFPGGHSEPQEIGISAHLTDKGQTESELLNHKVSMEMFDGIIREVVEEIGLPANSLTDPLFIGISCRVVNVRPTAFFFLKCNLEAKEVCKLYSSAQDGYESTQIFTVLRDDLKQMAVKMPGCHRGGYALCKLMMEATKDS
- the LOC135583256 gene encoding nudix hydrolase 9-like isoform X1 → MSVNPLRHFSSPKLRTLLPVLPRRKIMSVSAGSGAAGATDPTDPGTAFKLLLSCPSGLPASRVFVKFDPSYDRIPHPDANLEESINEIWSQRIRQNPSLYNGIKFRYGGHAIEYVDGSGQISSVCLHMGLTDYRTFVGTNLSPLWERFLVPSTVDSLGCQHTSSPLGNGAIVETSDGKILVLQRSYNVGEFPGYFVFPGGHSEPQEIGISAHLTDKGQTESELLNHKVSMEMFDGIIREVVEEIGLPANSLTDPLFIGISCRVVNVRPTAFFFLKCNLEAKEVCKLYSSAQDGYESTQIFTVLRDDLKQMAVKMPGCHRGGYALCKLMMEATKDS
- the LOC135583260 gene encoding UDP-glucuronic acid decarboxylase 1-like, which codes for MKQLHKQSSLNQTQLIPTYAAKPAKPQARPSSAASSPLRAAAGYLLREQRLLFVLAGAVIASTFFLLHPYYHSLSRPHPYDHLSHRLLPTFRHPSSPSFSASDGGGSVGVGGGGRRIPVGLKKPSKRIVVTGGAGFVGSHLVDKLLGRGDSVIVIDNFFTGRKDNVVHHFGNPRFELIRHDVVEPILLEVDEIYHLACPASPVHYKYNPIKTIKTNVMGTLNMLGLAKRIGARFLLTSTSEVYGDPLEHPQKETYWGHVNPIGVRSCYDEGKRTAETLTMDYHRGAEVEVRIARIFNTYGPRMCLDDGRVVSNFVAQALRKEPMTVYGDGKQTRSFQYVSDLVDGLVVLMEGEHIGPFNLGNPGEFTMLELAEVVKEVIDSSATIEFRPNTADDPHMRKPDISKAKELLNWEPKVTLRQGLPLMVTDFQKRLLSADN